The following are from one region of the Biomphalaria glabrata chromosome 4, xgBioGlab47.1, whole genome shotgun sequence genome:
- the LOC106054059 gene encoding S-crystallin SL11-like produces MASQNIKLIYFTGRGRIEVSRLILVAAGKQFEDVRLETFTPEHKAKTPFGQLPLLEIDGETFAQSVAIATYLAREFGFYGKTNRDGLRIDQIVQLTQEILNAGYRAYLFEPDETKKDELIRELKEKEFPRYLGYYEKLLRDNGTSYFVGDSLTLADLIVYDVVFAFLQRGFSTSGFPLVEALYQLVESHPNIKPYVAQRRITPN; encoded by the exons ATGGCCTCACAAAACATCAAGCTCATCTACTTCACTGGCAGAGGCAGAATTGAAGTTTCTCGTTTGATTCTGGTGGCTGCAGGCAAACAGTTTGAAGATGTCCGCCTTGAGACATTTACACCAGAACATAAAGCCA aaacTCCATTTGGTCAGCTGCCTTTGTTGGAGATAGACGGGGAAACGTTTGCACAAAGTGTAGCTATTGCAACGTATCTGGCACGTGAATTTG GTTTTTACGGCAAAACCAATCGAGATGGTCTCAGGATAGATCAAATAGTACAGCTGACGCAAGAGATTTTGAACGCAGGCTACAGAGCATATCTGTTTGAACCTGATGAAACCAAAAAG gatGAACTGATCCGTGagttgaaagagaaagaattcCCCAGATATCTTGGATATTACGAAAAGTTGCTCAGAGACAACGGCACTTCCTATTTCGTGGGAGATTCG CTAACTCTAGCAGATCTGATTGTCTACGATGTTGTGTTCGCATTCCTTCAGCGCGGCTTTAGCACAAGTGGATTTCCCCTTGTTGAAGCATTGTATCAGCTGGTGGAGAGTCATCCAAACATTAAGCCTTATGTGGCTCAAAGGAGGATAACGCCTAATTGA
- the LOC106054056 gene encoding probable E3 ubiquitin-protein ligase makorin-1 — protein sequence MAEGGYEPNYRKNYDSRPKYNQVCRYFLHGSCNKGRECQFSHDKSRAVPMDTVCRYYLYGRCSYGDKCRYDHVKKDVQRDSQASSSPSVQNTENRRTPQKQQNALASNMVTLKKGGFDKSRAHSSNSSRNDHRKKWAMARDFVPGQKYYGAVSYADAVHPAMAHDSSSFEPREYEEGLCPYYALGECPYEENCAYLHGEICDLCGMPRLHPTDIEQREQHVRDCIAEHERQMELAFSVKQSKDKECGICLENVMEKEGKDSKRFGILENCNHCFCLSCIRQWRSNKNSLIETHRACPSCRTHSDFVTPSKYWVECPEEKKKLISDYKDALSKKPCHYFKLGKGECPFDSRCFYRHALPDGKVVTNNIVKRRRRENAEGDRIVDDENLLWDYISRRERDGESDYSLEDDLYMFLLETFQDDDDDDNNSSFIRFALRENLILSDTDSDSDDSYDY from the exons ATGGCAGAAGGAGGCTATGAACCAAATTATCGGAAAAATTATGACAGTCGCCCAAAATATAATCAAGTTTGTCG atacTTTCTGCATGGTTCTTGTAATAAGGGGAGGGAATGTCAGTTCAGTCATGATAAGTCAAGAGCAGTTCCCATGGATACTGTATGTCGATATTACTTATATGGACGATGTAGTTATGGAGATAAATGCAG GTATGACCATGTTAAGAAAGATGTACAGAGAGACAGCCAGGCATCATCAAGCCCATCAGTTCAGAATACAGAGAATAGAAGAACTCCACAGAAACAACAAAATGCATTAGCTTCCAACATGGTGACACTTAAAAAAGGCGGCTTTGACAAAAGCAGAGCACACTCTAGTAACTCAAGCAGAAATGATCACAGAAAGAAGTGGGCCATGGCCAGAGATTTTGTACCAGGGCAGAAATATTATGGAGCAG TTAGCTATGCTGATGCTGTGCACCCTGCGATGGCCCACGACAGCTCATCATTTGAGCCAAGAGAGTATGAGGAAGGCCTGTGTCCTTACTATGCTTTAGGAGAGTGCCCCTATGAGGAGAACTGCGCCTATCTTCATGGTGAGATTTGTGATCTTTGTGGTATGCCCCGGCTGCATCCTACAGATATAGAACAACGAGAACAACATGTTAGG GACTGTATAGCGGAGCATGAAAGACAAATGGAGTTAGCATTCTCTGTCAAGCAGAGTAAAGACAAGGAGTGTGGCATCTGCCTTGAGAATGTGATGGAGAAGGAAGGAAAGGATTCGAAAAGATTTGGAATCCTAGAAAATTGCAATCATTGCTTTTGTCTAAGCTGTATTCGTCAGTGGCGCAGTAACAAAAATTCACTTATAGAGACTCATAG AGCTTGCCCTTCTTGCCGCACACATTCAGACTTTGTGACGCCTAGTAAATATTGGGTTGAATGTCCAGAGGAGAAGAAAAAACTGATTAGTGATTACAAAGATGCATTAAG TAAAAAGCCATGTCATTATTTCAAGCTTGGTAAAGGAGAATGTCCTTTTGACTCAAGATGTTTCTACCGCCATGCTCTTCCTGATGGCAAAGTGGTGACTAACAATATTGTCAAGCGTCGTCGCAGGGAAAATGCAGAAGGCGATAGAATAGTAGATGATGAGAATCTGCTGTGGGATTACATTTCAAGGAGAGAGAGGGACGGAGAAAGTGATTATTCTCTAGAAGATGATTTATATATGTTCTTATTAGAGACCTTTCaggacgatgatgatgatgataacaaTAGCAGTtttatccgtttcgcattgagGGAAAATCTTATCCTGTCAGATACAGATAGTGATTCAGATGATTCATATGATTATTAA